The Synergistales bacterium genomic sequence CGAAGGTATCGACCAGCCCCAGCGGGTCGTACTGGTAGTTGTAGTCGTAGTTGGTTGCGTCCTCCACGGCGTAGGCGACGCCGCTGTCGATCCCCTTGCTGTAGTAGGAGACGTAGAAATAGCCGCTGACGCCCCAGCCTGCGCCCCAGCTGTTGCGGACGATCCAGGCGCCGTCGTCGGGGGGCGTGGTGGCGAAGTTGCTCGCCGCGTAGCTGTCGTCCCAGCCGACGATGTTCACGGCGTGGTCGGAGATGCCGTTGCCCTGGTAGTAGAAGGAGCTGGTGGCGCTGTCCCAGACCGTGGCGTCACCCATGGCGGTCGAATAGACACCGATGCTGATGGCGCCGTAGTTCATCAGCGCATATTTGGCGTTCTCGATGTCGATGGCGGGGTACCTGGGCATCATCGGCGAAGCGGGATCCAGATGGAGATAGTAGGCGTTCTGTAGATGCTTCCGGATCGTCTCGCTCCCCGTGGGGTCGGCGCCGCCGTAGGGGACGGCGCTCTCCAGGACCGGTGCGTCCCAGCGCGCCAGGGTAGCGGCAGCTATCCAGTCGTCGCCGCCTGCATTCCGCCAGTCTCCGCCGCAGTCAAAGGCCGGGGAACCGTTGAAGGCCTGGTACCCCAGCTGCCACTCCGAGTAGTCCGCCGCACCCATGCCCTGTTTCAGCATGGAGGACTCGATGGAGGCCTGGGCGGCGAAGGTCCAGCACAGACCATAGGGGTTCTGGTCTTTGACGGGAGAGACCTCTCCCAGCGAACGGAGGTCGTACTGGGCCGGGGCTGTGTTGACCTGCTTGCGGGCGCTCCGTGGGACAAAGGACTTCCCCGCCAGATGGGAGAAATCCACCGGATGGGGGACATACCCCCGCGGCTCCAGGATCTGCCCGGTCCGCTTCGCCTCCTGCACCTGCTCCCGATAGGCCTCGAAGTCGGGGTTCAGCGGCGCCGACTGCAGCTCCGCCGCCCCCGCCGGCGCTCCCGCCGCCACCGCAAGAAGGACGGCCATCGCAATCAGCCCGGTCCACCGGGCATACCTGTTGGTGCTCTGCTGCATCCTCTCCACTCCCTTTCCACTCTCTACGTAGATTGATACCCCGGCTGCCGATCGTGCCGGGGAGACTGCCCACAGCATGGAATCACGATCCGCTGTACCACTCCGGTGCGTCGATGCCTTCCATCTCGGCGCCGTCAACAGGCGCCGAACGGAACCATTCGCCGTCCTTGTCCCGGTAGTAGAGATAGTCGCCGGGGGCGCTGCAGGGCGGGATCACCCGCCGGTACCAGACGCCCTGCCGGATCTCCAGACCGCCGTCGCCGTGGCGGTGCTTCCCCTGCTGGTCCGGCGCCAGACAGGCGGCGAAACGGCGCCCTTCGGGCAGGCCGGGGAACCAGCGCGGTGCGCTCACGGCCTTCAGCGGCGTGTCGGGGGCCACCACCTTGCGGTAGCATTTGCCCTCTTCGTCCACCAGCAGCACGCTGCCCAGACGCCTCGGTCCGGCGGGTACCAGCCGACGGGCCCAGACACCGCCGTAACGGCGCCAGGACTCCCAGGAAAAGACCAGTCCCTCGGGCATCCCTTCGGCGCTGCCGGAACTGAAGAGATTCGCGCCGCCGTCCATGGGACGGCCCGGCGCAGGGAACCACTTGGGGACCGCGGTGCGTCTCCAGGTGACATCGGGGACCACCGCTCTGGCGTAGACATAGCCGTCCAGCGCCACCACCGTCATCCGTCCCCTGGTCGCAAAAGCGGGGATGATCCGCCGCCCCCAGAGGCTGCCGTGCAGGTTGATCCACTCGCCCCACTGGAAGGACTGGCGGTTCTCGCCGGCGCTCTGGCCGAAGGTGCCTTTCGACTCCACGGCTCTGGCCTCCTCCGGACACCCTGCCAACACCGCACACACAAAAAGACCAACCATCACCACAAGCCACTTGCTTCGCGTTTTTTTCCATCCAAGCATAGATTTGCCTCCTTTCTTTGAGGGTGGTTGCTCAGCGTAATGCTTCAACTGGCAAAATCATAGCACAGATGGGCGGAGGGAAGAACAGAAACTGGAAGGATTTTTATCGAATCCGGAGAAAGGAGCAAGAGACACAACAAAGACGCGGCAGACGGCATGGGTTCCGCCGTCTGCCGCGGTGATCACGATGGACTCGGCGCGCAGGGTCTACGCCGTCTTCTCTTCGGGCTCCTCCTGCTGCGCGTCCAGCTCCCGGGCCGCGGAGACCGCCGGACAGGTTTTGCAGCTCGCCATGGTGGGGTTCCTGACGGTCTCGATCCGCAGCGCGCCGGTGGGGCATATGGCCACACAGTCCATGCAGCCGTAGCATTCCGGAGAGACGCTCAGGGTCTCACTCCCACCCTCTTCCTTAAGCTCCTTCGCCCGGGCGATCATGGGGTCCAGAAGCCGCTCGTCGAGGTCGCAGACGGTCTTGCATTTGCCGCAGCCGATGCACTTCTCGGTATCCATCACCACAGGGCTCTTCTTCCTGGCGATGGCCATGATGGAACCCAGCGTCCCGCCGGGGCAGACATGGGCGCAGAAGGACCGGGGCTCGAAGATCAGCGCCATCACGGCCGCCAGGGCGAGCATGAACTGACAGAACCGCAGAAAGAGGATCCCGTGGGCCTCGTAGGAGGCAAAGGCGACGGGCATCCCTTTGTGGATATTCACCAGCCAGACGATCCACCCGAAGTAGGCGAGCATCCCCGCCAGAAAGAGGCCCTGCAGCACCCGCCCCTTGTTGAGCCACCGCGGAAAGGGCACAAGCTGCAGGGAGATTCTGCTCCACAGCAGATCGATGAACCCGCCGTTGGGACAGAGCATACCGCACCATATCTTGCCGCGGAACATGGAGAGCAGACCGCCGATGGCGATCATCAGAACGCAGAACCACCACTGCTTCATGATAAACACGGCGACGATGAAAGCGATCACCAGCTGCGCCTGCAGCACGCTTCTGATGCCCTTCCAGGTCTTGAGATCAAGCTGGCCTTTGGAAGCCATTCCACATACCCCCTCACAGAGACGTACTCTCTATGAGAAGGATCCTACTATACCCCTCATGGGTATGTCAAGCCGCATCTCGCCGCCGAATGCAGAGCGGAGACAGGGAACGCGCTCCGGTTCGCAGCACCGCGAAGACGCGGCCGCACACCTCCCCCCGTTGCTTTGTCCACAGCCTCCCTGCGGGGTTCGCCGTCCGGGGCCCGGGAAGACCCCGATGGCGGAGACCCTGCCGTCCATTGCAGGTGCGATTCCCGCACGTGAACCGTCACCAGTACCGTTCGGGTGACGTGTGGGCAATGTCATGTTTGTCCATGTTTTGAGGAACGGTGGCCTATGGGTAATGTCGTATCTTCCCATGTCTTGGGGAACGGTGTGTAGCGCCGCATTCCTTTGATTTCGCAACAGTACATTGTAGTCGGGGGAGAGATGTGCTACCATGCTCTGCGGTCAATTGAGCTTTCGTTTATGGGAGATGATAGAATGGCTGAAAAATGGAAAGACGCACTGACCGACCAGCTCTGCAAGGCGATGTTGAGCCTGGAAAACGTGGACGAAGCCTACCAGTTCCTCTCCGACGTGGCGACGATCGGGGAGATCAAGGCGCTTGCACAGCGCCTGGAGGTAGCGCGGATGCTGCGGGAGAG encodes the following:
- a CDS encoding SYNERG-CTERM sorting domain-containing protein, which encodes MQQSTNRYARWTGLIAMAVLLAVAAGAPAGAAELQSAPLNPDFEAYREQVQEAKRTGQILEPRGYVPHPVDFSHLAGKSFVPRSARKQVNTAPAQYDLRSLGEVSPVKDQNPYGLCWTFAAQASIESSMLKQGMGAADYSEWQLGYQAFNGSPAFDCGGDWRNAGGDDWIAAATLARWDAPVLESAVPYGGADPTGSETIRKHLQNAYYLHLDPASPMMPRYPAIDIENAKYALMNYGAISIGVYSTAMGDATVWDSATSSFYYQGNGISDHAVNIVGWDDSYAASNFATTPPDDGAWIVRNSWGAGWGVSGYFYVSYYSKGIDSGVAYAVEDATNYDYNYQYDPLGLVDTFGYSSETAWFANVFQAGTGKEAAGGKGAAGEQIKAVSFYCNSASTSNPASYNIYVYTDLPASPGNPINGTLREVTGGTLGRTGYVTVPLGNAVYVAGGENFSIVVELTTPGYTYPIAVERPITGYTSNATASAGQSYVSLDGTTWTDLTTEIPNANVCLKAFTDSHSGPTPTPAPTVAPTSGPTAAPTATPTGVVPTGSADGGGGGCSVGFAAPAVFALLLLPLVLLRR
- a CDS encoding 4Fe-4S dicluster domain-containing protein, with the protein product MASKGQLDLKTWKGIRSVLQAQLVIAFIVAVFIMKQWWFCVLMIAIGGLLSMFRGKIWCGMLCPNGGFIDLLWSRISLQLVPFPRWLNKGRVLQGLFLAGMLAYFGWIVWLVNIHKGMPVAFASYEAHGILFLRFCQFMLALAAVMALIFEPRSFCAHVCPGGTLGSIMAIARKKSPVVMDTEKCIGCGKCKTVCDLDERLLDPMIARAKELKEEGGSETLSVSPECYGCMDCVAICPTGALRIETVRNPTMASCKTCPAVSAARELDAQQEEPEEKTA
- a CDS encoding DNA-binding transcriptional regulator, encoding MAEKWKDALTDQLCKAMLSLENVDEAYQFLSDVATIGEIKALAQRLEVARMLRESHNYATIAKETGASTATISRVKKCLDYGADGYKVVLDRLAENA